A genomic stretch from Pseudomonas alkylphenolica includes:
- a CDS encoding ATP-binding protein, whose translation MNSIFLRIYGGMLAALVLVAVLGVLSVHLLNEVRAGQYRERLAHGTFTLMADNLVPLGEVERKRTLLIWERLLGIPLKLQTLTQAGIDGGQRSQLQRGQVLVEKTGPHAAKVMRQVGTENLLLTGEVEQISEQLARATIYLLADELVRYPIGEQPRRLAEIKQSKGFGFDLSLRRLEQTDMDVDQRRRVDEGDTVMTLGKDGDSIRVVAGMVGTPWALEIGPLYQMNPYPPQLLALIAVLGLCLIGLIVYLLVRQLERRLSDLETAATRIAQGSLETRVAADDADSVGRLAAAFNGMAEHLQRSLTIQRELVRAVSHELRTPVARLRFGLEMIASARDDQARDKYLSGMDGDIQELDKLVDEMLTYARLEQGAPALHFQRVDLDALLDQVIAELAPLRSDVRVVRGPCQGPEEAEEQGAWVEAEPRYLHRALQNLVSNAMRHAESQVSLSYQLGSQRCRIDVEDDGPGVPESVWDRIFTPFTRLDDSRTRASGGHGLGLSIVRRIIYWHKGRASVGHSERLGGARFSLSWPRQQDAA comes from the coding sequence ATGAACTCGATTTTCCTGCGGATCTATGGCGGCATGCTCGCCGCGCTGGTGCTGGTGGCTGTGCTCGGGGTGCTCAGTGTGCACCTGCTCAACGAGGTGCGTGCCGGCCAGTACCGCGAGCGCCTGGCCCACGGCACGTTCACCCTGATGGCCGACAACCTGGTGCCGCTGGGTGAGGTCGAACGCAAGCGCACCCTGCTGATCTGGGAGCGCTTGCTGGGCATACCGCTCAAATTGCAAACCTTGACGCAGGCCGGCATCGACGGTGGTCAGCGCAGTCAGTTGCAGCGTGGCCAGGTGCTGGTGGAGAAGACCGGGCCGCATGCGGCCAAGGTCATGCGCCAGGTCGGTACCGAGAATCTGCTGCTGACCGGCGAGGTCGAGCAGATCAGCGAGCAACTGGCGCGGGCAACTATTTACCTGCTGGCCGATGAGCTGGTGCGCTACCCGATTGGCGAGCAGCCGCGGCGTCTGGCCGAGATCAAGCAAAGCAAGGGATTTGGTTTCGACCTGAGCCTGCGGCGTCTGGAACAGACCGACATGGACGTGGACCAGCGCCGCCGTGTCGATGAAGGCGACACGGTGATGACCCTGGGCAAGGATGGTGACTCGATCCGCGTCGTCGCCGGGATGGTCGGCACCCCCTGGGCGCTGGAGATCGGTCCGCTGTACCAGATGAATCCCTACCCGCCACAGCTGCTGGCACTGATTGCCGTGCTCGGATTGTGCCTGATTGGCCTGATCGTCTATTTATTGGTGCGTCAGCTGGAGCGGCGTCTGTCCGATCTCGAAACCGCCGCTACGCGCATTGCCCAGGGCAGCCTGGAAACCCGCGTGGCTGCCGACGATGCCGACTCGGTCGGACGTCTGGCCGCAGCTTTCAACGGTATGGCTGAACACCTGCAGCGCTCGCTGACCATCCAGCGTGAACTGGTGCGCGCGGTTTCTCACGAATTGCGTACACCGGTGGCGCGTCTGCGTTTCGGTCTGGAAATGATCGCCAGTGCGCGCGACGACCAGGCCCGGGACAAGTATTTGAGTGGCATGGACGGCGATATCCAGGAGCTGGACAAGCTGGTTGACGAGATGCTCACTTACGCCCGCCTTGAGCAGGGCGCTCCGGCCTTGCATTTTCAGCGCGTCGACCTGGATGCCCTGCTGGATCAGGTAATCGCCGAGCTGGCGCCACTGCGCAGTGACGTCAGGGTCGTGCGCGGACCGTGCCAGGGCCCAGAGGAAGCAGAAGAGCAGGGGGCCTGGGTGGAAGCCGAGCCGCGTTACCTGCACCGGGCGTTACAGAACCTGGTGAGCAATGCCATGCGTCATGCCGAGTCGCAGGTCAGCCTCAGTTACCAGCTTGGGTCGCAGCGTTGCCGGATCGATGTCGAAGACGACGGCCCGGGTGTGCCGGAAAGTGTCTGGGACCGGATTTTCACCCCCTTCACCCGCCTTGATGACAGCCGTACCCGTGCTTCCGGCGGGCATGGCCTGGGCTTGTCGATTGTGCGTCGGATCATCTATTGGCACAAAGGCCGGGCGTCGGTCGGGCACAGCGAGCGCCTGGGCGGTGCGCGCTTCAGCCTGAGCTGGCCGCGTCAGCAGGACGCGGCATGA
- the ttcA gene encoding tRNA 2-thiocytidine(32) synthetase TtcA produces the protein MGTLSVNQNKLQKRLRRLAGEAITDFNMIEDGDKVMVCLSGGKDSYTMLDVLLYLQKVAPIKFEIVAVNMDQKQPGFPEHVLPAYLKSLGVEYHIVEKDTYSVVKELVPEGKTTCSLCSRLRRGTLYTFADEIGATKMALGHHRDDIVETFFLNMFFNGTLKAMPPKLRADDGRNVVIRPLAYCSEKDIQAYSDLKEFPIIPCNLCGSQENLQRQVVKDMLVEWERKTPGRTESIFRGLQNVVPSQLADRNLFDFVNLKIDDTAPPRFLDVLNI, from the coding sequence ATGGGCACCCTTTCGGTCAACCAGAACAAACTGCAAAAACGCCTGCGTCGTCTCGCCGGCGAAGCCATCACCGACTTCAACATGATCGAAGACGGTGACAAGGTCATGGTCTGCCTGTCCGGCGGCAAAGACAGCTACACCATGCTCGATGTTCTGCTGTACCTGCAGAAAGTGGCGCCGATCAAGTTCGAGATCGTCGCGGTGAACATGGACCAGAAGCAACCGGGCTTCCCCGAGCACGTACTGCCGGCCTACCTCAAGAGCCTGGGCGTCGAGTACCACATCGTCGAGAAAGACACCTACTCGGTGGTCAAGGAGCTGGTCCCGGAAGGCAAGACCACCTGCTCGCTGTGCTCGCGCCTGCGTCGCGGCACCCTGTACACCTTCGCCGACGAGATCGGCGCAACCAAAATGGCCCTGGGGCATCACCGCGACGACATCGTCGAGACCTTCTTCCTCAACATGTTCTTCAACGGCACCCTCAAGGCCATGCCGCCGAAGTTGCGTGCCGATGATGGCCGTAACGTGGTGATCCGCCCGCTGGCCTACTGCAGCGAGAAGGACATCCAGGCCTACTCGGACCTGAAAGAGTTCCCGATCATTCCGTGCAACCTCTGCGGCTCGCAGGAAAACCTGCAGCGTCAGGTGGTCAAGGACATGCTGGTGGAGTGGGAGCGCAAAACCCCGGGTCGCACCGAGAGCATCTTCCGCGGCCTGCAGAACGTGGTGCCGTCGCAACTGGCTGACCGCAACCTGTTCGACTTCGTCAACCTCAAGATCGACGACACCGCACCGCCACGTTTTCTCGACGTGCTGAACATCTGA
- a CDS encoding DUF2069 domain-containing protein: MAKKPKVLPSIDWLTPRLRLARALSLASFFGLIALLTINNLLFADLHGARTGVILAVELVPLALLLPGMLLGNARAHAWTCFVVNLYFIKGVLAAFDPARALFGWLEVAISLALFVSALLYVRWRFQYDRRLAGEG, translated from the coding sequence GTGGCTAAAAAGCCCAAGGTGCTGCCTTCGATCGACTGGCTGACGCCGCGCCTGCGCCTGGCCCGGGCATTGAGCCTGGCGAGCTTTTTCGGCCTGATTGCGCTGCTGACGATCAACAACCTGCTGTTCGCCGACCTGCATGGCGCACGCACCGGCGTGATCCTCGCGGTCGAGCTGGTGCCGCTGGCACTGTTGCTGCCGGGTATGTTGCTGGGCAACGCACGCGCCCATGCCTGGACCTGCTTCGTGGTCAACCTGTACTTCATCAAAGGGGTACTGGCCGCGTTCGACCCGGCACGGGCGCTGTTCGGTTGGCTGGAAGTGGCAATCAGCCTGGCGCTGTTTGTCAGTGCCTTGCTGTATGTGCGCTGGCGCTTTCAGTATGACCGGCGGTTGGCCGGGGAAGGCTGA
- a CDS encoding Yip1 family protein, with protein MIHHVLGLFTHPDQEWKEIRGEEESISHMYLTHTLILAAIPAVSAFIGTTQVGWVIGDRAPVMLTHESALWMTIMSYLAMLAGVAVMGAFIHWMARTYDANPSMARCIAFATYTATPLFVGGLAALYPHLWLGMIVGTAAVCYTVYLLYVGLPTFMNIPSDEGFLFSSSVLAVGLVVLVAIMAFTVIVWGLGVGPVYTN; from the coding sequence ATGATCCATCACGTTCTGGGGCTGTTTACCCATCCTGACCAAGAATGGAAAGAGATCCGTGGCGAGGAAGAAAGCATCAGCCACATGTACCTGACCCACACCCTGATACTGGCGGCGATCCCTGCCGTCTCAGCGTTTATCGGCACTACCCAGGTCGGCTGGGTCATCGGCGATCGCGCCCCGGTCATGCTGACCCATGAAAGCGCGTTGTGGATGACCATCATGTCGTACCTGGCCATGCTCGCCGGGGTCGCAGTAATGGGCGCGTTCATTCACTGGATGGCGCGCACCTACGACGCCAACCCGAGCATGGCCCGCTGCATCGCATTTGCCACCTACACCGCAACGCCGCTGTTCGTTGGCGGCTTGGCGGCGCTCTACCCCCACCTGTGGCTGGGGATGATCGTCGGCACGGCAGCCGTGTGCTACACGGTCTATCTGCTCTATGTCGGCCTGCCGACCTTCATGAACATACCTTCCGATGAAGGCTTCCTGTTCTCGAGTTCGGTACTGGCGGTCGGCCTGGTGGTGCTGGTCGCCATCATGGCCTTCACCGTGATCGTTTGGGGACTAGGCGTGGGGCCTGTCTATACCAACTAG
- a CDS encoding response regulator transcription factor: protein MEQQRSQVLIVEDDQRLADLTREYLQANGFDVEVEGDGAKAAARIIAEQPDLVVLDLMLPGEDGFSICRKVRQQFTGPILMLTARSDDLDQVQGLDMGADDYVCKPVRPRLLLARINALLRRSEPVAESEPAQCLQFGPLRVDNSLREAWLRDEGIELTSAEFDLLWLLVSNAGRILSREEIFTSLRGVGYDGQDRSIDVRISRIRPRIGDDPEHPRMIKTIRSKGYLFVREAAEAMGQVR from the coding sequence GTGGAGCAGCAGCGCAGTCAGGTGTTGATCGTCGAGGATGACCAGCGTTTGGCCGATCTGACCCGAGAGTACCTGCAGGCCAACGGTTTTGACGTCGAGGTCGAAGGTGACGGGGCCAAGGCGGCGGCGCGGATCATTGCCGAGCAACCGGACCTGGTGGTTCTCGATTTGATGTTGCCCGGCGAAGACGGCTTTAGTATCTGCCGCAAGGTTCGCCAGCAATTTACCGGCCCAATCCTCATGCTCACCGCCCGCAGCGATGACCTGGACCAGGTGCAGGGCCTGGACATGGGCGCGGATGACTATGTGTGCAAACCGGTGCGCCCACGCCTGTTGCTGGCGCGTATCAATGCCTTGCTGCGGCGCAGTGAGCCGGTGGCTGAAAGTGAGCCTGCGCAATGCCTGCAGTTCGGCCCACTACGGGTGGACAACAGCCTGCGTGAAGCCTGGCTGCGCGATGAAGGTATCGAGCTGACCAGCGCTGAGTTCGACTTGCTCTGGCTGTTGGTCAGTAACGCCGGACGCATCCTGTCCCGTGAGGAAATCTTCACCTCGTTGCGTGGCGTGGGCTATGACGGCCAGGACCGCTCCATTGATGTGCGTATTTCCAGGATTCGCCCGCGAATCGGCGACGACCCCGAGCACCCGCGGATGATCAAGACCATCCGCAGCAAAGGCTACCTGTTCGTGCGCGAGGCGGCCGAGGCCATGGGCCAGGTGCGATGA
- a CDS encoding DNA-3-methyladenine glycosylase I: MRDYQWLHEYCLNRFGSAAALEAHLPQAKSAEQLRAISADRYLSTLALRVFRAGLKHSLVDAKWPAFEEVFFGFDPHKVVLMGAEHLERLMQDTRIIRHLGKLKSVPRNAQMILDVEKEQGSFGALIADWPVTDIVGLWKYLAKHGNQLGGLSAPRFLRMVGKDTFIPTDDMSAALIAQDIIDKPPTSQRDLALVQAAFNQWHAESGRPLCQLSVMLAHTVNH; the protein is encoded by the coding sequence ATGCGCGACTATCAATGGCTGCATGAGTACTGCCTGAACCGCTTCGGCTCTGCTGCGGCGCTGGAAGCGCACCTGCCCCAGGCGAAAAGCGCCGAGCAGTTGCGCGCGATCAGCGCCGACCGCTACCTGTCGACCCTGGCCTTGCGGGTGTTTCGCGCCGGGCTCAAGCACAGTCTGGTGGATGCCAAGTGGCCGGCCTTTGAAGAAGTGTTCTTCGGCTTCGACCCGCACAAGGTCGTGCTGATGGGCGCCGAGCACCTCGAGCGGCTGATGCAGGACACGCGGATTATCCGGCACCTGGGCAAGCTCAAGAGCGTGCCGCGCAACGCGCAGATGATCCTCGATGTTGAAAAAGAGCAGGGCAGCTTCGGGGCCCTGATCGCTGACTGGCCGGTGACCGACATCGTTGGCCTGTGGAAGTACCTGGCCAAACATGGCAACCAGTTGGGCGGGTTGTCGGCGCCGCGCTTCTTGCGCATGGTTGGCAAGGACACCTTCATCCCCACCGATGACATGAGTGCGGCGCTGATTGCCCAGGACATCATCGACAAGCCGCCGACCAGCCAGCGCGACCTGGCGCTGGTGCAGGCGGCGTTCAACCAGTGGCATGCCGAAAGTGGCCGGCCGTTGTGCCAGCTGTCGGTGATGTTGGCGCACACGGTCAATCATTGA
- a CDS encoding dicarboxylate/amino acid:cation symporter, whose translation MTTRQPLYKSLYIQVLVAITIGILLGHFYPETGVALKPLGDGFVKLIKMVIAPIIFCTVVSGIAGMQSMKSVGKTGGYALLYFEIVSTIALIIGLVVVNVVKPGAGMHIDVSTLNASSVAAYAAAGAQQTTVGFLLNIIPNTVVGAFANGDILQVLMFSVIFGFALHRLGAYGKPLLDLIDRFAHVMFNIINMIMKLAPVGAFGAMAFTIGQYGVGSLVQLGYLMACFYITCVLFVLVVLGGIARAHGFSVIKLIRYIREELMIVLGTSSSESALPRMLAKMERLGAKKSVVGLVIPTGYSFNLDGTSIYLTMAAVFIAQATDTTMDITHQITLLLVLLVASKGAAGVTGSGFIVLAATLSAVGHLPVAGLALILGIDRFMSEARALTNLIGNAVATVVVAKWVNELDEDKLQSELASGGSPLVDTRPMDDLGVAEGPAR comes from the coding sequence ATGACGACGCGTCAGCCACTGTACAAATCGCTGTATATCCAGGTGTTAGTAGCGATCACCATCGGTATCCTGCTGGGCCACTTCTACCCTGAGACCGGCGTTGCCCTGAAGCCTTTGGGTGACGGCTTCGTCAAACTGATCAAGATGGTCATTGCCCCGATCATCTTCTGCACCGTGGTCAGCGGCATCGCTGGCATGCAAAGCATGAAGTCGGTGGGCAAGACCGGTGGCTACGCGCTGCTCTATTTCGAAATCGTCTCGACCATTGCCCTGATCATCGGCCTGGTCGTGGTCAACGTGGTCAAGCCTGGCGCCGGCATGCATATCGACGTCAGCACCCTGAACGCCAGCAGCGTGGCCGCTTATGCCGCCGCCGGCGCGCAGCAGACCACCGTTGGTTTCCTGCTCAACATCATCCCTAACACCGTGGTCGGCGCGTTCGCCAACGGCGACATCCTGCAAGTGCTGATGTTCTCGGTGATCTTCGGCTTCGCCCTGCATCGCCTGGGTGCCTACGGCAAGCCGCTGCTGGACCTGATCGACCGTTTCGCCCATGTCATGTTCAACATCATCAACATGATCATGAAGCTGGCGCCGGTCGGTGCCTTCGGTGCCATGGCCTTCACCATCGGCCAGTACGGCGTGGGTTCGCTGGTGCAACTGGGCTACCTGATGGCCTGCTTCTATATCACCTGCGTGCTGTTCGTCCTCGTGGTGCTGGGTGGTATCGCCCGCGCCCACGGTTTCAGCGTCATCAAGCTGATCCGCTACATCCGTGAAGAGCTGATGATCGTGCTGGGTACTTCGTCTTCGGAGTCGGCCCTGCCACGCATGCTGGCCAAGATGGAGCGCCTGGGTGCGAAAAAATCCGTGGTTGGCCTGGTGATTCCTACCGGCTACTCGTTCAACCTTGACGGTACCTCGATCTACCTGACCATGGCCGCGGTGTTCATCGCCCAGGCTACCGACACCACCATGGACATCACCCATCAGATCACCCTGCTGCTGGTGCTGCTGGTGGCTTCCAAAGGTGCTGCGGGCGTTACCGGTTCGGGCTTCATCGTCCTCGCCGCCACCCTGTCCGCTGTGGGTCACCTGCCGGTTGCCGGCCTGGCGCTGATCCTCGGTATCGACCGCTTCATGTCCGAAGCCCGTGCCCTGACCAACCTGATCGGTAATGCCGTGGCCACCGTGGTGGTTGCCAAGTGGGTCAACGAGCTGGACGAAGACAAGCTGCAGTCCGAGCTGGCCTCCGGTGGTTCGCCGCTGGTTGATACTCGCCCGATGGATGACCTGGGTGTGGCTGAAGGTCCTGCCCGTTAA
- the fhuF gene encoding siderophore-iron reductase FhuF, with product MSAWLPLEQLLQPARFESLLLDLYGPELMPAQRPVLVSQWSKYYFAVLWQSLLGGSVLPVFDATEVSLDSRGLPLALSAQGACCEGLEAALEHHLQPVVWRLAALGAVAPAVLWGNAGDCLDQALQRSEGDGHGLGCLLTSADSPLFAAVSVDAAGRRRRRTCCLSYKVDWVGHCEHCPLLA from the coding sequence ATGAGTGCCTGGTTGCCTCTGGAACAGCTGCTGCAACCGGCTCGCTTCGAGTCCTTGCTGCTAGACCTGTATGGCCCCGAGCTAATGCCGGCGCAGCGTCCGGTGCTAGTGTCGCAGTGGTCCAAGTACTACTTCGCGGTGCTCTGGCAGTCGCTACTTGGCGGTAGCGTGCTGCCAGTTTTCGACGCCACTGAGGTGAGCCTGGACAGCCGTGGCCTGCCGCTCGCCCTGAGTGCACAGGGGGCGTGTTGTGAAGGGCTTGAAGCAGCGCTGGAGCATCACCTGCAACCCGTGGTGTGGCGTCTGGCGGCGTTGGGCGCAGTAGCGCCCGCGGTGCTCTGGGGCAATGCTGGGGACTGCCTGGATCAGGCACTGCAGCGCAGCGAGGGTGATGGCCACGGTTTAGGCTGTTTGCTCACCTCGGCTGACAGCCCGCTGTTTGCCGCTGTCAGTGTGGATGCTGCGGGCAGACGCCGTCGCCGCACCTGCTGCCTGAGTTACAAGGTCGACTGGGTCGGGCACTGCGAGCATTGTCCGTTGCTGGCTTGA
- a CDS encoding response regulator, with protein MKLLVVEDEALLRHHLHSRLTESGHVVEAVPNAEEALYQAEQFNHDLAVIDLGLPGMSGLDLIRQLRSQGKSFPILILTARGNWQDKVEGLAAGADDYVVKPFQFEELEARLNALLRRSSGFVQSTIAAGPLLLDLNRKQATLDDQPLALTAYEYRILEYLMRHHQQVVAKDRLMEQLYPDDDERDPNVIEVLVGRLRRKLEGNNGFKPIDTVRGLGYLFTERCR; from the coding sequence ATGAAACTGCTGGTGGTTGAGGATGAAGCCCTGTTGCGTCATCACTTGCACAGTCGCCTGACCGAGAGCGGGCATGTGGTTGAAGCGGTGCCCAACGCCGAGGAGGCCTTGTACCAGGCCGAGCAGTTCAACCATGACCTGGCGGTGATCGACCTGGGCCTGCCCGGCATGAGCGGCCTGGACCTGATCCGGCAATTGCGCTCCCAGGGCAAGAGCTTTCCGATCCTGATCCTCACCGCGCGCGGCAACTGGCAGGACAAGGTCGAAGGCCTGGCCGCCGGGGCTGACGACTACGTGGTCAAACCGTTCCAGTTCGAAGAGCTGGAGGCCCGCCTCAATGCCCTGTTGCGTCGTTCCAGTGGCTTCGTCCAGTCGACCATCGCGGCAGGCCCGTTGCTGCTGGACCTCAACCGCAAGCAGGCAACCCTCGATGATCAGCCGCTGGCGCTGACCGCCTATGAATACCGCATCCTCGAGTACCTGATGCGCCATCACCAGCAAGTGGTGGCCAAGGACCGTCTGATGGAGCAGCTCTACCCCGATGACGACGAGCGTGATCCGAACGTGATCGAGGTGCTGGTCGGTCGTCTGCGGCGCAAGCTGGAAGGCAACAACGGCTTCAAACCGATCGATACCGTGCGTGGCCTGGGCTATCTGTTCACCGAGCGCTGCCGATGA
- a CDS encoding outer membrane beta-barrel protein yields MKALNTLFLAVAFFGASAAVQAADTTFAGVTYGQTSDKIKKSGLLSSNTDHLNTDGIISKDGTWGVRVGQMNDQGRYYLTYDNVSNDHSGLKVRQENLLGSYDLFYPLGNSTKLFGGASAGLTKLSQESSGYSRDTDTGYAIGLQAGLLQQVTDNTSVELGYRYLRSNASTELAEHGGPKVGTLRLDSSAQTYLSANYAF; encoded by the coding sequence ATGAAAGCGCTCAACACCCTGTTCCTCGCCGTCGCCTTTTTCGGCGCCAGTGCTGCCGTCCAGGCCGCCGACACAACCTTCGCCGGTGTCACCTATGGCCAGACCAGTGACAAGATCAAAAAGTCCGGCTTGCTGAGCAGCAACACCGATCACCTGAACACCGACGGCATCATCAGCAAGGACGGAACCTGGGGCGTGCGCGTCGGCCAGATGAACGATCAGGGCCGCTACTACCTCACCTATGACAACGTCTCCAACGACCACAGCGGTCTGAAAGTGCGTCAGGAAAACCTGCTGGGCAGTTACGACCTGTTCTACCCGCTGGGCAACAGCACCAAGCTGTTCGGCGGTGCCAGCGCCGGCCTGACCAAGCTCAGCCAGGAGTCGTCCGGTTACAGCCGCGACACCGACACCGGTTATGCCATCGGCCTGCAGGCCGGCCTGCTGCAACAGGTCACCGACAACACCTCGGTCGAACTGGGCTACCGTTACCTGCGCAGCAATGCCAGCACCGAGCTTGCCGAACATGGCGGTCCGAAAGTCGGCACCCTGCGCCTGGACAGCAGCGCGCAAACCTACCTGTCGGCCAACTACGCTTTCTGA
- a CDS encoding 4'-phosphopantetheinyl transferase family protein has protein sequence MNRLPSCCAPLLHHWPLPRPVAGAVLVSCPFDPALLASDDFARAGIEQTPSLQRSVAKRQAEYLAGRVCARAALQRLEGCDYVPGTHEDRSPIWPAGISGSITHGKGWAAAVVARSSDCQGLGLDQESLLSDERAERLAREILTADELQRMDASQTGLTVTLTFSLKESLFKALYPIVQQRFYFEHAEVLAWSADGHARLRLLTDLSAQWHKGKEIEGQFSLQNDQLLSLVSV, from the coding sequence ATGAACCGACTCCCCTCCTGCTGCGCCCCGTTGCTGCACCATTGGCCCCTGCCCCGCCCGGTCGCCGGTGCGGTACTGGTCAGTTGCCCCTTCGACCCGGCACTGCTGGCCAGCGACGACTTCGCCCGCGCCGGCATCGAGCAGACGCCGAGCCTGCAACGCTCGGTGGCCAAGCGCCAGGCCGAGTACCTGGCTGGCCGGGTGTGCGCGCGAGCGGCCTTGCAGCGCCTGGAGGGTTGCGACTACGTGCCAGGTACCCACGAGGACCGCTCGCCGATCTGGCCGGCCGGTATCAGTGGCTCGATCACCCACGGCAAAGGTTGGGCTGCCGCAGTGGTGGCGCGCAGCAGCGATTGCCAGGGGCTGGGGCTGGACCAGGAAAGCCTGCTCAGTGACGAGCGCGCCGAACGCCTGGCCCGGGAGATCCTCACGGCAGACGAACTGCAGCGGATGGACGCCAGTCAGACGGGCCTGACCGTCACCCTGACCTTTTCTCTCAAGGAGAGCCTGTTCAAGGCGCTCTACCCGATCGTCCAGCAGCGTTTCTACTTTGAGCACGCCGAAGTGCTGGCATGGTCGGCCGATGGCCATGCACGCCTGCGCCTGCTGACTGATCTGTCGGCGCAGTGGCACAAAGGAAAGGAAATCGAGGGACAGTTCAGCCTGCAGAATGACCAGTTGCTGAGCCTGGTCAGCGTCTGA
- a CDS encoding SprT family zinc-dependent metalloprotease, with amino-acid sequence MPELLKSRVETCYQQAETFFKRPFPRPEVSFKLRGQKAGVAHLHENLLRFNLQLYRENSEDFLRQTVAHEVAHLVAHQLFGDRIQPHGEEWQLIMRGVYELPPNRCHNYEVKRRTVTRYIYRCPCAGSDFPFSAQRHSLVRQGRRYLCRRCRSTLVYSGETRVE; translated from the coding sequence ATGCCCGAACTGCTCAAATCCCGCGTCGAAACCTGTTATCAGCAAGCCGAAACCTTTTTCAAGCGCCCCTTCCCCCGCCCTGAGGTCAGCTTCAAGCTGCGCGGGCAAAAGGCCGGTGTCGCCCATCTGCATGAAAACCTGCTGCGCTTCAACCTGCAGCTGTATCGCGAAAACAGCGAAGACTTCCTGCGACAGACCGTAGCCCACGAAGTTGCCCACCTGGTAGCCCACCAATTGTTTGGCGACCGTATCCAGCCGCATGGCGAGGAGTGGCAACTGATCATGCGCGGGGTTTATGAACTGCCGCCTAACCGTTGCCATAACTATGAAGTCAAACGGCGTACGGTGACGCGGTACATCTATCGTTGCCCTTGTGCCGGCAGCGACTTCCCGTTCTCGGCCCAGCGCCACAGCCTGGTGCGCCAGGGGCGGCGCTACCTGTGTCGGCGCTGCCGAAGCACCCTGGTGTATAGCGGGGAAACGCGGGTGGAGTGA
- a CDS encoding ATP-binding protein, whose protein sequence is MIRSLRVRLMLAAALLALLFMLGLLPALQKAFSLALQESIEKRLASDVTTLISAARIEHNQLQMPALLPDEKYNLPDSRLLGYIYDRQGNLVWRSRATADENINYTPRYDGRGNEFARIRQADGEEFFVYDVEVKLLGGKTAAFSIVALQPVREYQHTLDGLRERLYLGFGAALLALLVLLWAGLTWGLRSLRQLSHELDDVESGARDGLSGEHPRELLRLTGSLNRLLRSEREQRQRYRDSLGDLAHSLKTPLAVLQGVSESMGQRREDREQARILQSQIERMSQQIDYQLQRASLRKSGLVRHQVALQPLLESLCSTLAKVYRDKKVKISLDIPEHAVVPMEQGALLELLGNLLENAYRLCLSQVHISLRSGPSAVELCVEDDGPGVPPDQRERILQRGERLDRQNPGQGIGLAVVKDIIESYDASLTLDDSPLGGAAFRIRFSLD, encoded by the coding sequence ATGATCCGTTCGCTCCGCGTGCGCTTGATGCTGGCAGCGGCGTTGCTGGCCCTGTTGTTCATGCTCGGCCTGCTGCCGGCCTTGCAGAAGGCCTTCAGTCTGGCCTTGCAGGAGTCGATCGAAAAGCGCCTGGCCTCGGACGTCACCACGCTGATTTCTGCCGCGCGCATCGAGCACAACCAGTTGCAGATGCCGGCGCTGCTGCCTGATGAAAAATACAACCTGCCCGACAGCCGTCTGCTCGGCTATATCTACGATCGCCAGGGCAATCTGGTCTGGCGGTCGCGGGCGACGGCCGATGAAAACATCAACTACACCCCGCGCTATGACGGGCGTGGCAACGAGTTCGCGCGGATTCGCCAGGCCGATGGCGAGGAATTCTTCGTCTATGACGTTGAGGTCAAGCTGCTCGGCGGCAAGACGGCGGCCTTCAGTATTGTTGCCCTGCAGCCGGTACGCGAATACCAGCACACCCTCGACGGCCTGCGCGAACGCCTGTACCTGGGCTTTGGCGCGGCGTTGCTGGCCTTGCTGGTGCTGCTCTGGGCCGGCCTGACCTGGGGGCTGCGCTCGCTGCGTCAGTTGAGCCACGAACTGGATGATGTCGAGTCCGGCGCGCGTGACGGGCTCAGCGGCGAACATCCCCGTGAACTGCTGCGCCTGACCGGTTCGCTGAACCGCCTGCTGCGCAGCGAGCGCGAGCAACGTCAGCGCTACCGCGACTCACTGGGCGACCTGGCCCATAGCCTGAAAACCCCGTTGGCGGTGCTGCAAGGGGTCAGTGAAAGCATGGGCCAGCGTCGTGAGGATCGTGAGCAGGCGCGGATATTACAAAGCCAGATCGAACGCATGAGCCAGCAGATCGACTATCAGCTGCAACGCGCCAGCCTGCGCAAGAGCGGTCTGGTGCGTCACCAGGTGGCTTTGCAGCCGTTGCTTGAAAGCCTGTGCAGCACCCTGGCCAAGGTCTACCGTGACAAGAAGGTGAAGATCAGCCTGGACATCCCTGAACACGCGGTAGTGCCCATGGAGCAGGGCGCCTTGCTCGAACTGCTCGGCAACCTCCTGGAGAACGCCTACCGCCTGTGCCTGAGCCAGGTGCATATCAGCCTGCGCAGCGGGCCATCAGCGGTCGAGCTGTGTGTCGAGGACGACGGTCCTGGCGTACCCCCGGATCAACGCGAGCGCATCCTCCAGCGCGGCGAACGTCTGGACCGGCAGAACCCGGGGCAGGGCATCGGCCTGGCGGTGGTCAAGGACATCATCGAAAGCTACGACGCCAGCCTGACCCTGGACGATTCACCGCTGGGTGGCGCGGCATTTCGTATCCGCTTCAGCCTGGACTGA